Proteins co-encoded in one Brassica oleracea var. oleracea cultivar TO1000 chromosome C4, BOL, whole genome shotgun sequence genomic window:
- the LOC106336615 gene encoding uncharacterized protein LOC106336615, which produces MKSLITQEMSMQNGSKGSSPSIIARLMGLDVLPPPHRELKPLENQQRGATASDKARGKQTYSEKSLRKRSMDEQRFKDVFEVLDADEGKSSSTSLYQKRRSVNANLTEAEMAFIRHKFMEARRLSTDEKLRYSQEFNETLEALDSNKDLLFKFLHHPDSLFTKHFSDLQSIVTKPQCSHISPQWHGDGVDLSKKQCKKRSGLKPTEIVVLKPNLGKPQTCAQSSSCDEAREDLKLSKAFGSSLGNEDVFPLRDSREIARIVSRQLKSSCGNESSIKFDTSRFRGYTGDESSSRSDSSRPRTDFSRKNHTRSLSSRSPESASKEAMRRMSERWKLAHNSEREIEIRRRNTLADMLATSDREARLASFNGSSKRFESNVGESELLDPLGISSRDGWKGTGRSRATMHKERACSHTIVLPKKLTTRDGLVKESSFHSRPSSSKSLKLDGELSKEKLPALKTQRSLSVHADSDTESCSEDYEDAKSNPSLEPLDLSAVTSLTHHAQESAEEGDQPSPQTSLHDEFSSNSECFESLSADLQGLRMKLQLLKRESDTYNEGNMVVSSEEEEEESSIVTDETMIIHEWKSLYLADILANSRFSDLSPASFMASWHSSESPLDPSLFKDLEKKYSGLKTSTRLERKFVFDWINSEILQFFEQFTDLKVCPKWDISMMHETLCELVTRKHRRDTKEKESQLPTLEDGIEVIGKEIEEMLTHELIAEVFDCSRQVT; this is translated from the exons ATGAAAAGTTTGATAACACAAGAAATGTCAATGCAAAATGGATCTAAAGGGAGTTCACCTAGCATCATAGCAAGATTGATGGGTCTTGATGTGCTCCCTCCTCCTCACAGAGAACTCAAGCCTTTGGAGAATCAACAACGCGGGGCGACTGCATCTGATAAAGCTCGTGGGAAACAAACATATAGTGAAAAATCTCTTAGGAAGAGGTCAATGGATGAGCAGAGATTCAAAGACGTCTTTGAAGTTTTGGACGCAGATGAAGGGAAGAGCAGCAGTACTAGTTTGTATCAGAAGAGGAGGAGTGTGAATGCTAACTTAACTGAGGCAGAGATGGCTTTTATACGCCACAAGTTCATGGAGGCTAGGCGTCTATCCACTGATGAGAAACTCCGTTACTCTCAAGAGTTTAATGAGACTCTTGAGGCTCTAGACTCCAACAAGGACCTCTTGTTCAAGTTTCTTCATCACCCAGATTCATTGTTCACAAAACATTTCTCTGATCTTCAAAGCATTGTTACAAAACCACAGTGCAGTCACATATCACCTCAATGGCACGGTGATGGTGTTGACCTATCAAAGAAGCAGTGCAAAAAAAGAAGTGGTTTGAAACCAACCGAGATTGTTGTTCTGAAACCTAATCTTGGCAAGCCACAGACTTGTGCACAGAGCTCTTCTTGTGATGAGGCCAGGGAAGATCTCAAACTGTCTAAAGCATTTGGCAGTTCGTTAGGTAATGAAGATGTATTTCCTTTGAGAGATTCCAGAGAGATTGCTAGAATAGTATCTAGACAACTAAAGTCAAGTTGTGGCAATGAGAGTTCCATAAAATTTGATACGTCAAGGTTCAGAGGTTACACAGGAGATGAAAGCTCGTCCAGGAGTGATTCTTCAAGACCAAGAACTGACTTTAGCCGCAAGAATCACACTCGCTCTCTGTCTTCCAGGTCACCGGAGTCTGCGAGTAAGGAGGCCATGAGGAGGATGTCTGAGAGGTGGAAGCTGGCTCACAACTCTGAGAGAGAGATAGAGATTAGAAGAAGAAACACATTGGCTGATATGCTTGCAACTTCAGATAGAGAAGCGAGACTAGCGAGTTTTAATGGGAGCAGTAAAAGGTTTGAGAGCAATGTTGGAGAGTCTGAGTTGCTAGATCCGCTTGGGATTAGTAGTAGAGATGGCTGGAAAGGTACTGGTAGAAGTAGAGCTACCATGCATAAGGAGAGAGCTTGTAGTCACACCATTGTGCTTCCTAAGAAGTTAACCACTCGAGATGGATTAGTGAAGGAGAGTTCTTTCCACAGCAGGCCAAGTTCAAGTAAAAGTCTTAAACTGGATGGTGAGTTATCAAAAGAGAAGCTTCCTGCTCTTAAAACACAGAGAAGCTTATCAGTTCATGCAGATTCAGACACTGAAAGTTGTTCAGAAGACTATGAAGATGCCAAGAGTAATCCATCCTTGGAACCACTTGATTTGTCAGCAGTTACCTCGTTAACTCACCAT GCTCAGGAGAGTGCAGAGGAAGGAGATCAACCAAGTCCTCAAACTTCTTTACACGATGAGTTTTCATCTAACTCTGAGTGCTTTGAGAGTCTTAGCGCTGATCTCCAAG GGCTCAGAATGAAACTTCAGCTACTCAAACGGGAGTCAGATACTTACAACGAAGGCAACATGGTCGTTTCAAGTGAAGAAGAAGAAGAGGAATCATCCATAGTAACAGATGAGACGATGATCATCCATGAGTGGAAGTCTCTATACTTGGCTGATATCTTAGCAAACTCCAGGTTCAGTGACTTGAGCCCGGCAAGCTTCATGGCGTCATGGCACTCCTCTGAATCACCTCTAGATCCATCCTTGTTTAAGGACCTTGAAAAGAAGTACTCCGGTCTGAAAACCTCAACCCGGTTAGAAAGGAAGTTTGTGTTTGATTGGATCAACAGTGAGATTCTCCAGTTCTTTGAGCAGTTCACTGATCTTAAGGTCTGCCCAAAATGGGATATAAGCATGATGCATGAAACTCTGTGTGAGCTCGTCACTAGAAAACACAGGAGAGATACAAAGGAGAAGGAGTCGCAGTTGCCAACGTTGGAAGATGGCATTGAAGTGATAGGCAAGGAGATTGAAGAAATGTTGACACATGAACTCATAGCAGAGGTCTTTGATTGCTCTAGACAAGTTACATAA
- the LOC106336616 gene encoding uncharacterized protein LOC106336616 yields the protein MKGPMFCASQASTAICSSMDHIHKPTTVTVADKDDKSSGRAIDRHNPIIKDGRRSTADDYIRIPASPADGEISNKALENSKGRRSFTGRTSTGGGGGAAALLKLITSDMSLARKSFSCVARPACDLTKTPPGSTRYLLGSDPVSLTGSAGQDPVKAVAPSPKPPASEEIMPVSSLTEEKTSGEGGSDQEEKQVVVLKVSLHCRGCEAKVRKHLSRMQGVTSFNIDFAAKKVTVTGDITPLEILDSISKVKNAQFWTTPTVLPLPNLQTPKP from the exons ATGAAGGGACCTATGTTCTGCGCTTCTCAAGCATCAACAGCCATATGTTCAAGCATGGACCACATTCACAAACCAACCACCGTCACCGTCGCCGACAAAGATGACAAAAGCAGCGGCCGAGCTATCGACCGTCACAACCCCATTATTAAAGATGGGCGGAGATCCACTGCGGACGACTACATCAGAATACCTGCTTCCCCCGCAGACGGAGAGATCAGTAACAAAGCACTCGAAAACTCCAAGGGAAGGAGGAGCTTCACTGGCCGTACAAGCACTGGCGGTGGAGGTGGAGCGGCGGCGTTGTTGAAGCTCATAACAAGTGACATGAGCTTGGCGAGGAAGAGTTTCAGCTGTGTTGCGAGACCCGCATGTGATCTTACCAAAACCCCTCCCGGTTCTACAAGGTATCTTTTGGGATCCGACCCGGTTTCTCTTACCGGGTCTGCGGGTCAGGATCCGGTTAAGGCAGTAGCTCCTAGTCCTAAACCTCCTGCTAGTGAAGAGATAATGCCGGTGTCGTCATTGACGGAAGAGAAGACTAGTGGTGAAGGTGGTTCAGACCAG GAGGAGAAGCAGGTTGTTGTTCTCAAAGTGTCTCTCCATTGCAGAGGTTGTGAAGCAAAAGTTAGGAAACATCTGTCCAGAATGCAAG GTGTGACATCATTCAACATAGATTTTGCTGCAAAGAAAGTGACAGTGACTGGAGACATCACTCCCTTGGAAATATTGGATAGCATCTCAAAGGTTAAAAATGCTCAGTTTTGGACTACTCCAACAGTACTCCCATTGCCAAATCTGCAAACTCCAAAGCCTTAA